In Setaria italica strain Yugu1 chromosome IX, Setaria_italica_v2.0, whole genome shotgun sequence, the genomic stretch TCCACCAACACAATTCGTTGTCCATGATCCATGCAGCAGACAGTGCAATAAAACGAACCTGCTGTTCCTTTGGCCTCTCGAACAGAGAACCCATGCATGCCGGGAACTACGGCTGTTGACTTCCTGTCGCGTAATATGCTGCATCGCCTTGCTGCTCTAGTGCTGTAGCAGGGTTTTCAGCTTGACCTGAACCTCTTTCAATTCTCTATCCGTTGCACGCTGCGATGACCGTCGCGCCCCGCAGTGCTGCACTGTTTCTTGGCTAGCTTCATTCGACTGTCTATCCACCTGACCACCCAGTGCTCGGATGAAGAATTCGAAAGTGTAAAAATCAAGCAAAACcttgggagaaaaaaaaaaggtttgtgCACCTGGCTACCCCGAGTAGCAgccatcagaaattcagaattcagaggtcatcactcatcagggtGAAGGGCGTAGCAGCAGGTGTCAAGCGCTACACTACCAgcttctttatttctttctccAATGCCATTCAGCTGTCTCTTGAATTCTTGGACCTCTCTGTGATCCCTTTCCGCAGGGGGAGAATCTGCACCGGACATGGCCCGGGCCCCTTTCTTTTGGCAGCAAGCCTGGCTACCTCTATGTAAAGGCTCTCGCTTTTGCATCTCCCCTGCTTACCCTTCTTCTCAGGGTTTAGGGGCAGGCTTCACACTGCTTCAGCGTGTACCAAAATTGCATTATTTTGCTTTTCATGGAGTGGTGCTTCAGCAAAGGACCTCAGCAATCCGTGCCCCCTGAGCGTGCAAGGCTCGCGTCATTTTTGCATTGCCGCCGGTCTCTGCGGCCAGCTCCTCAGCCAGTCAGCCATCCGTGgccgctcctctcctctctctcctccagcTTTTGTGCTCCTCGCTGCTGCCGAACAGCCGGAAGCAATGGCCGGCGCAAGTCTTTATGGTCACAGGATTCAGACGCATTCAATGACCTGATCCGTGGTACACTGCTGTACATCACCTCCTGCCCGGCTGCCTTTCTCTCTCTggacctctctctctctcattgaTTCCCAACAGGCCAACACCACAGCCACAAGGAACCCCTGCCCATGTGAACAGTGAGCATGCTGGTGCAGTGGTGCTGCAGCATCCTCCGCCCGATATAAGCCGGGCACCCTAGCTACTGTTGCCGACCTCATTCAGAGTGGCTAGCTGGAGCTAGGCGACGTTCAGTCAAGCCTGAGCTCTCATGGAACTCCAGCTTTACTCCTCATCCCTGCTGCTTCTCCTCCTGCTATCCTCTCACGGCCTGCACGCTACCGAAGGTAAAAATCATCTTTTGCCTGCCTAAACCTCTAGCTGCTCCTGCTCCGATCCCCTGATTTTCCCTGCCTTCATTCTTAGATTGTTCATGCAAGTATGTCCCTTTCTTTAATTGCAGGTAGAGCGCTGCGTTTCCAGCCCAAGGATCCACCGAAGGTCagtatttttttctctccttcctctcgcGCGCGCCATGGTTCATGTCGACCCAACCAACCAATCGCTTGTGCTGGTATGCAATGTCGAGTgcaggccggcgagggcgcAGCGACGATGGCGGAGTCGCTAATCGGGTCGAGGCCGCCGCGGTGCGAGGGCAAGTGCGCGCCGTGCGGGCGCTGCGAGGCGGTGCAGGTGCCGGTCGCGCCGCGGGTCGACGGCGGCAGGGGCGAGGCCGagcccggccgcgcccgcctgttcagcagggccgccgccgccggtggcgacaGGGTCCAGGAGAGCTACACCGACTACAAGCCCCTCAACTGGAAGTGCCGGTGCGCGGACCGGCGAGCCCTGGATCCGTGATCCGGCTGTGACCTGGCCTCTACCTGCTGATGCCGAGCCCATGATATAGTTACTAGTTTTCAGTTGCTGGATGATCCATGATCACATACACTTGTTCTCATCGCTAACTAGGTTTTGGTAAGCCATAGGTGCTTTATTTGTAGTTTGGCTGGTGATCAGTCGCTTGACGACTCGCTTCAAGAACTGTTTCTTATTACTACTCCGTGCTAGCCATTAAGCTAGGATATTGTAGTGTAATTAATCAGAGCAGAGAGTGATGTCCTCTGTGCATCAGTCAGTAGCGTGGCATTACCATTCCAGTTCTTGAGAAGAGCTCCATGCCTCCATCTAATCCGACGCTTGAGTAAAGTTCTATTTCTTTACAAAGATGGTTCACGCAGTATATATGCAGAAAATGTCCAACGTTGGTAGACTACTTATGTGCATGACGAGGTTTAGTATAATAGCCAAGTAGCAACAATTGTGAGTAAGGAATTCAGCAACGAATAATTTTGCGTTTATTTTCGTTGTTGTTCTTGAGAGATATATATAGAATTGTAAAAAGAAGAGGACTCCGAAATAGTAGGACAAAACACTTTTCGACCTTTGGATGTATGCGCATCATTGCTCAGCATGTCTTCTTTCTCTTGAAGAACCTGTACCGTAAGCATTTGatacagagcagagcagagcagagaaCATGTCCTCTGGGAATCGGCTTCGTTCGCAAGTCGGTCACAGACTCAAAGCAATCATGGTAGTAAAAAATATAACAGCAATCTCGTTGCATAAACACTGTACAAATGCTGTAGACGTCTAACGTCTTCAGCACTAGCTATACTTATGCATTATactaggccctgtttggatacaccctcctaaagatTAGAAGTTCACTTTTAGGACACTTTTAAGACTTGTGCGTCCAAACATGggtcctaaaagtgcactcctaaactttaggagggtcattttcattaggagggccaaggggtcctaatggatcctatttctcctaaaagtggtccccaagtcCCCCTTTACCCCTATTACCCTCGTATGCATTAATAACGTGGACAGTGCAgggtagtttagaggagtaattgagGGGTAAAAATGACATTTTCTCTCTAAAATCCTAAAGAttagtagtccatccaaacagccctgtACTAACCTTTAGGACTACCAATTTAagggtcctaaactttagtgcactactaaactttagaagtttgtatccaaacagggcctaagtaaTACTTAGACAATCACGGCAATCATGGTAGAAGGCAGGACTGTACAATTCTTGCTGCTCTTTGCGTCAGCCTCATTGAAAGTCAGAAAATGTATGCAAAATGCCAACAAAACAAGGCACAAAGTTAAACTCAAATCAAGCATTCAGAAGTCGCAATTAGATGCTCTGGATCAACCCATGTCTTGATAAAAGCCCACTGCATGCATTCACGCGGAGCCGAATCTTTGCCTGCCCACCTGGGAACAAGAAAGAAAGGGACAGTGCTGAGCCCCCATGAATTCTCACTCGAGTCATCAAGAGAGCTCTCGATTTCCTACTCCTCGCAAGAGGTCATGTCACGTCCGCGCCCCTGCCTACCCCGGCAGTTGGCAAGGAGTTGAAGCCTCCCTGTCTCCTTTGTCCCCCTCCGTTTCACTTTGCGCAAGGAGAGCATCCGGGACATTTATGCCAAGCCATTGCTCAAGAGTCAAGAGGAACGGCCGCAGCCGAGAGTCAAGACGGGACGGCAATCATGAGAGGTATTGCTAGTTCCAAGTTACCACCAGTCAAATGGGTGCAGCCATGTAGGATGCAATATCGCAGTAGAGTAGGAGTAAATGACTAAATGGGCATCCAagtattgttgttgttgttgttttttaaaaaaagaagcatACAAGTTTATTTAATGAATTTTGGAACATATAATACCATCGAATAAATTCAAATAGATTTTTTGGAACCGAATTCAAAACAGTTTTGGTAGCAGGAAGTATTGTGTGTGTTCTTCGCAAAAAAAGAGGAAGTATTGTGTGTTTCCGAGTTAATCGAGCATTCTCGAAAATGGAAAATTTATTCGATGGGCTTGTACGTAATATGGGCCTCTTTAACTTGCTGGCTCCACGTGGGCTTGTACAACGTTTCGTCCCCTGGTGCTATTGTTTGTTTGGTAGCACGTAGCGGGCCCTGCCCCATCATCATTAGTcgatgggcctgttcgcttcagctcaTTCaactggcttatcagccaccaaatagtattttcctctcacaacaaatcaaccgttttaGCATTTCAACcaacttataagctgaagcgaacaggtccgaTGCTAGCCCAAAACTATCCTACCACTCGCTACCAGGGCACCAACCAACTCCACCTGCATGCCTGCGCCACCGCGCTACTTGGGCGAGTGGGCGTGCCTAAACGTTTGGTTCCTGACGAAGGGTTAGGTAGTTTGCTGTACAAATTGACTCCAAAAGTGCGACGGGCGAATCATCTGGAATGTTCTACTAATCTTAACAGCTGAGTTATACTCAATTCGCCTCTTAATACTTGAGCTCGCGTGAAATTCAAATGGTAGTTACCACGAATGGATTACTACGTACGTCATTGCGAATTGGGGTCAAACGTGTGCACTAGTACATGGTAACCCTAGATAAACATGGTAACCATTTGCAGTAACAAGAACGATTGACGGGTAACCAAGTCTTGCAAATATCTTCTGCTGGCTCGAACTGAGTGTAGTTCAGCCGGTAAAGATCCTTGTGGTGAAACTTGCCTACCAGGATTTGAGTCATCGATTCGGCACTGTTGCTTGTATTTTTCTGGATTTTCAGGAATTAACCGGCGCTGTTCGTTCAAtggtaggcgacgtgcccgTCGACAACGAGGCGCTAGTGGTCACTTTATCAATCTTGAGAATTTACCGGCTCAGTCGGATTATGTACGTGTGTTCGTAAGGACGAGTGTGCGTGTGGGTACGTGAGTGCCTGCGCGTGATTTTCCGCTGGCGCCGCTGCCGTCTCTTGCCCGGTTGCCCCTCTCCCCTGCGCCTGTCCCGGACTTCCCGGCTACCATctctgggccttgtttagttcccaaattggaagtggcaaagtttgcattttgccataaatgcgcaactgtagcatttcgttggtatttgtgaattattgtccaaacattaactaattaggctcaaaagattcgtctcgcaaagtacaacaaaattgtacaattagtttttgatttcgtctacatttagtactccatacatgtactgcaagtttgatatgatgaggaattttctttttgcatagtgaaGTTGGGAGAAGGGGAACCGAACAAGGCCCTAATCGTGCTGCGCTCTTGGTTCTTGCCTGTCGGCGCGCGTGTCCCGTGACCACACCACCACTCTCGGGCGCCGGTACGGCCTCGCCGGTGGCGTGGGCGGCCGTGTGGAACACGTGCCTGGAGCATGGGACATTGGCGGGCGTGTGCTGAACTGCTGACTGCAAAAGATGTGGCGCCCGGATAAATACTAACTGCTGCATGTCAACGCTAGCTAGTACAGCACCCACTAGCTAGTACAGCACccactttattaaaaaaaatagtacagCACACAAGTACATGTCCGGCACCATTTGTATGGCAAACCGCCTATCCGATCAGGCACTGCTCTTAAAAGCAACTTCAACAGAGTTGCTATTAAAATTTAGCTATTTGGTCAGTTAATAAGAAAATTATTATCCAACCGAGTTGCTATTTGGCTCTCCATCCCACCTACCTTGCCAAATTTCTCCTCACACTTGCTAAACTTGGTAAGCCAATTTACCTTGCTAAAGTGTGGATCCCACTTGTAGTAAATACCAAAATGGAGAGGCTGTTGCTAttggagtggatggagagtATGAATTTTTAGATAGGAAAGTAGTTGTTAGGATTTGGAGAATAGGAAATGGATAGTCTGTTGGAATAAGCAGCTCAATGCAGAGAGAAATCTTTTTGCAAATTTGGATAAAAAATCAATAGTCTTCGAGATGCTCTAACCTGCTCATAGCTTCAGTTGCCGTTAAAAAATCGCAAGTTTGCCATCCATCGGGATCAAGAGGACGCCGTTAGTCAAAGACATTGGTCCGGTAGCAGTTTTGTTGGGTTTGAAATCAGATATGCACCTGTGTCCTTTTTAGTGGTACGCTCATCAGTTTCAAATCATTGACACAAACGTAGTTAGCCCAAttgttgttgtatttttttagTGGGTCCAACTTGTATTTATAACCTTATATGGTTGGGGAAACGAGAGAGATGCTCCCGTAACAATATACTATGGTCGTGCAACTGTGCTAGCGCATGTGCTGGCGCTATACGAGGCTAGTTGTGGCTTGTGAGgcgtcgtcgtcatcttctCTCTCCGGTCTAGTCACCGGCGCTTCACGGATCACGATATACGGATACACATAGACACCGGCGTCTGGGCCCGGGCCCGGCGTTTGGTTCTGGAACGACCTGCTCGTCGTGCACGTGCATGCGCCAGATGCGGCGTGACGTGGAAGCCAAGGAGTCGTCCCCGGCTGGCCGGTCTGATCTCTAGCTACTCGCCGTCTCACCGATCAGCAAGGTGACGACGAAGGCGACCGCGCACGGACCGCGCGGCAGGGCTGCGGCGGTCGAGCCAGCGGAGCCTGGCCGGAGAGATCTCGCTGCCACGACGGTCGACGGGTCGTGCGTCGGAGGATTACCCGTGTATATATAGATCGCTGCGTATCTCCGCTTGGAATGCACGCATGAGCCCGCAGTGGAGACGACGGCGACAGAGGGCGAATATTATCATCGCCAAGGAACGCAGGGACAGGGGTGCACGCCGGCGACCGATCGAGCGAGTCGGTATCTCAGACGGTAGCGCCGGATGGAGTGGTAAAGACTACCGTGCGAGACCCGTGGCGTACCTGACTCCGCGGAGAAAACCGCGGCCACTGCATGGCGCTAGAGTACGTAGAAGATGTCCCATGTTAGCTAGCCGACACGGCACGAGCCGCAACTATTAGCGATAGAGATATAATCTCTGATGTAAATTCTTTGGTTGTTTAGGACTCAGGTTCAGTTATAGATAAGACAGTTTGTTTAGCTTTATCTCCAATATGTAATCCTATATAACCGAACCGGACTTCTAGCAACCGCTAATTGTAATTTGTCTGAGTCTTTAAGATGCTCCTATATATTAACGCGTCAACATAGGTAACTACAGTTCTACCAATTCTTTTACGGTAATTAGAGCAACCTCTTCCTAGATACATCTACTACTCATGCCTGAAACTCCACCATGGCCGGCGCATCCTCTTCTCTCTCGGCTCAACTCGGGTCGACGATCTCGGAGAAACTCACGCGGGACAATTATGTCATGCGGAAGGCACAATTCCTCCCGGCTGTTCGTGGTGCTCAGCTCGTTGGGATCCTGGAAGGCACTGTGCCGGCACCAAGCAAGATCTTGGAGATTGTGGTGGAAGGATCTAGAAAGAAGCCTCTAACCCCGAGTACGATTCGTGGGTAAGCAAAGACCAGCAACTCCTCAGCTACCTGCTAAATTCAATTACCAAGGAAGTACTACCAGGAGTGGCGACTGCGACAACCTCTGCTGAAGCGTGGAAAGCACCGGAGATCATGTTCGCGGCGCAATCAAGAGCTCAGGTTACTAATCTGCGCATGCAACTAGCGACTCTGAAGAAGGGAAATCTGAGTACGTCAGCTTACTTCAACAAGATGCAAAATATCAAGGATGAGCTTGCAGCCGTTGGTAAGTCTATTGGAGATGATGAAGTTGTGGTGCATATTTTCAATGGTTTAGATTTCAATTATCATCCTTTTGTGTCCTCTATGCTTGGCCGTGGTGATGCTATTTCACTTTTGGATCTGTACTCACAACTTATGGAGTATGACCTGCGGTTGGAGATGTTCCAAGAAGCGGGAAAGTTTCAATCTTCAGCAAATTCAGCCTCTCGTGGTCGCGGTTTCAACCGTGGACGTGGAAACAGGTGTGGcagtggtggccgtggtggccggTTTGGCTAAAGCTGTGGCGCGCATGGTCAGGGACATGGAGGACAACcacaaatcggcaataacagtgGTGCCAATTCAGCCAAGAAAAAGGTGCAGTGTCAGATCTGCAAGAAAGTTGGACATGAAGCTCCAAGGTGTTGGTACCGCTATGATGATGGTGATCAACAATATAGCAAGATAGCAGGTGCTGCAGAAACAGGTTATGGTATGATACAAACTGGTATGCCGACAGCGGTGCTGCAGATCATGTGACTAGCGAATTGGAGAAGCTGATAGTACGTGAAAAGTACATCGGGCGTGATCAAGTTCACACTGCCAGCGGATGaggtatgaaaattagtaaTATCGGGCATACAATTTTTCATACCCCTCATAAAAGCTTACATCTTAAGAATATTCTTCGTGTTCCCAGGTCACATAAAAAACTCGTTTCCGTCCACAAATTAGCGTGAGATAACAATACTTTCCTTGAATTTCATCTGAATTTCTTTCTTCTCAAGGATCAGGACACGAAGAAAATCCTACATCAAGGTAGATGCAAAGGTGGTATCTGTCCCCTAGCGTTGGATTCATCTAAAGAAGGTCCAGGAAAACAAGCTTATGGAGTTAACAAGCTGTCTACTTCTAGATGGCAtagtcgactagaccatccagCTATTCCTATTGTTGAAAGAGTGCTTAGTTCAAATAATTTGTCGTGTGCTAGTGATAAGAATTTGGAGTATGTTTGCGATTCTTGTCAAAGGGCCAAGAGCCATCAACTTCCTTATTCTATTTCAAATAAAATTTCCAGTGCTCCGCTTGATTTGGTTTATTCTGACGTTTGGGGACCAGCTCCTGGCCGCTATCTCTACTATGTTAGCTTTATCAACGACTACAGTAAATTTACCTAGATCTATCTCTTGCGCCAAAAGTATGATGTTTTTAGAGTCTTTCAAGACTTTCAAAATCTCGTTGAAAGAAAATTTAACAAGAAAATCCTCTGTCTACAATCTAACTAGGGAGGAGAGTATGAGAaattaaatttctttttttagcGCATTGGCATTACCCATCGAGTATCCTGTCCGCATGCTCACCAAAAGAATGGTGCGGTAGAACGAAAGCACCGGCACATCATCAAGGTTGGTCTAGCTCTCCTTGCGCATGCTTCTATGCCATTAAAATTTTGGGATCAAGCTTTTCTCACTGCCACGTATCTTATTAATCTGCTGCCAAGCAAGGCCATAAATTATGAGACGCCTGCAGAGCGTCTTCTTCAAGAGAAGCTGAGTTATGAGAACCTGCGCATTTTTGGCTGCGCATGTTGGTCAAACCTTCGACCATATAACACCAGGAAGTTTTCTTTTTGATCTACCCAATGTGCTTTCCTTGGTTATAGTTCCATGCACAAGGGTTTCAAATGTCTCGACATCTGCACCGGTCGGATTCTCACGCGATGTTGTCTTTGATGAAGCTGTTTTTCCGTTCATGAAACTTCATCCTAATGTGGGTGCCCAACTCCGCAAGGaaattgttcttcttcctgatcATCTTCATAATCGGGGGATGAAAATTGTGTTGCTTCTAATATTACTAATGCTACTAATATTCCTGGCACAAGTGGTGGTTTACAGGCAGATGGAGATATGGCGGCAGAAGGGGTTCCTGGCGTTCCTCCCTTTGTTCTACTTCCGCCTGTAGAAGATCACGTCGTGGCACTCCAGAAAGATTTGGCGGCAGAAGGTGTCGGCGGCACAACTCCTGCGCCTGCCGCGCTTGGCTCGCCCGACGGCCGCTCCTTGGCTCACCTACAGCACGCGACGGCTCGCAGGTTAGCTCGTTCCTCGGCTCACGCGGTGGCTCGCTCATCAGCCTGCCTGCAGCGCACGCCAGTCCACCCGTCAGCTTGCATGCAGCGCGCGCTAGCCCGCCTGTTCGCTCGCATGTAGCGCATGACAGCCTGCCGCATGGGggtgtaacgacctcggttaaaatccttcacattaatcttaatccgagtccctgatcccctgtctcagctttTCCCGACTTTAAGTATTCCACCTCCagttcggtcccgacccctgtgatccgacccctccccgccgtttccccagtcccgaccccgccgaccccaactcaccgccAGATCTatctaagtcctcccacaacgcctcccccttcaatctgagcagtggactatcgagactgaccggtggacccacgagatctttctccccgATCTCCcacgacagacgcactcgagttgcatgcccgcttcagagttctcttgccgcgtggctcaacttctccgacgcccgccgttccgccccgtcgccggccgcgaccggatggattctcgcgcccccttccccaatcgcagcggaagctcctctgctaccctttctgcagcacctcgccgcccacgcccatcatcacctcgctaaaccccggctgcagagcccgatgccgcccgtcttttccgtcgcaCCATGCCGCCCCAGTCCgcgctacgcgatgattcctcctccgccaacccagaccacggctgtgacagctcctttttccgccctgtc encodes the following:
- the LOC101764473 gene encoding EPIDERMAL PATTERNING FACTOR-like protein 2, with product MELQLYSSSLLLLLLLSSHGLHATEGRALRFQPKDPPKAGEGAATMAESLIGSRPPRCEGKCAPCGRCEAVQVPVAPRVDGGRGEAEPGRARLFSRAAAAGGDRVQESYTDYKPLNWKCRCADRRALDP